One segment of Candidatus Eremiobacteraceae bacterium DNA contains the following:
- a CDS encoding peptide ABC transporter substrate-binding protein codes for MSPMPRALALAAFMILATGCAKVSTQTGTPSDTAAGVLRISDISDPSTLNPMLSGADFVYQLAGYTLEFLVQLDDKGNVIPVLCERVPSLTNGDISADGLIVKYHLRKGVTWSDGAPFTSKDIEASWRQVTNLANNVQEREGYTVVASIDTSDPHTAVVHLLHPYAPFVTRFFAAIQEGPIAVMPAHVIANLRELNDAPFSSRPIGTGPFIVQSWVRGGAVTFVANPHYWRGPVGLRTIVFQSRPSSENELVGFLAREIDADFDAGPQRLLQFRTVAGLHPIRSQSLRLSVLDMNTSRAPLNDVRVRRAVAFAVDRGRLLRDVFHGAGVLADEWIPNWSWAYTPDVPRYPHDPARSNALLDQAGWRRSADGFRYKGAQRLTVVYVGTAGDGATQQVAALVQSDLRVVGADLVMKYYPYDQIFNLTGPIRNANFDLAGYSFSVNYDPGALNDDGCDYFSPRGANDARYCDQHLDRLEEEGLFTNDRAERKKIYAEVQRIRMEAVAGLPLFFRDRVGMVTNDLRGYTPSRGIIPEWNAWQWTVK; via the coding sequence ATGTCACCGATGCCGCGCGCGCTCGCGCTCGCTGCCTTCATGATTCTCGCGACCGGCTGCGCGAAAGTTTCGACGCAAACCGGCACACCGTCCGATACTGCCGCCGGCGTGCTGCGCATTTCGGATATCTCCGATCCGTCGACCTTGAATCCCATGCTCTCGGGCGCGGACTTCGTCTACCAGCTTGCCGGGTACACGCTGGAATTTCTCGTGCAGCTCGACGATAAGGGCAACGTCATTCCGGTGTTGTGCGAACGCGTGCCCTCGCTGACCAACGGCGACATCAGCGCCGACGGCCTGATCGTGAAGTACCACTTACGCAAAGGCGTGACATGGTCCGACGGCGCCCCCTTCACGTCCAAAGATATCGAAGCGTCCTGGCGGCAAGTGACCAACCTGGCGAACAACGTGCAGGAACGTGAAGGCTACACCGTGGTCGCGAGCATCGATACGTCCGATCCGCACACCGCGGTCGTTCACCTCCTCCATCCGTATGCGCCGTTCGTCACGCGTTTCTTCGCCGCGATCCAAGAGGGGCCGATCGCAGTCATGCCCGCGCACGTCATCGCTAATCTGCGCGAGCTGAACGACGCTCCGTTCAGTTCGCGACCCATCGGCACCGGGCCGTTCATCGTACAGTCCTGGGTTCGTGGCGGAGCGGTCACGTTCGTGGCCAACCCACACTACTGGCGTGGACCCGTCGGCCTGCGCACGATCGTCTTCCAATCACGGCCGTCGTCGGAAAACGAGCTGGTCGGTTTTCTGGCCCGCGAGATAGACGCCGATTTTGACGCGGGACCGCAGCGGCTGCTCCAATTCCGCACCGTCGCCGGCTTGCACCCGATCCGCTCGCAAAGCCTTCGTCTGAGCGTATTGGATATGAACACCTCGCGCGCGCCGCTCAACGACGTGCGCGTCCGCCGGGCCGTCGCCTTCGCGGTCGACCGCGGCCGGCTGCTTCGCGACGTCTTTCACGGCGCAGGCGTACTTGCCGACGAGTGGATCCCCAACTGGAGTTGGGCGTACACGCCGGACGTGCCGCGCTACCCGCACGACCCAGCGCGCTCGAACGCGTTGTTGGACCAAGCCGGCTGGCGGCGCAGCGCGGATGGTTTTCGGTATAAAGGGGCGCAGCGTCTCACCGTGGTGTACGTCGGCACCGCGGGCGACGGCGCGACCCAGCAGGTCGCGGCGCTCGTGCAGTCCGACCTGCGCGTGGTCGGCGCCGACCTCGTGATGAAATACTATCCGTACGATCAGATCTTCAATCTCACGGGGCCGATCCGGAACGCAAATTTCGATCTCGCAGGCTACAGCTTCAGCGTCAACTACGACCCCGGCGCCCTCAACGACGATGGCTGCGATTATTTCTCGCCGCGAGGCGCGAACGACGCGCGTTATTGCGACCAGCACCTCGACCGATTGGAAGAAGAAGGCCTGTTCACGAACGATCGCGCCGAGCGGAAGAAGATCTATGCGGAGGTGCAACGCATACGGATGGAAGCGGTCGCGGGGCTTCCGTTGTTCTTTCGAGATAGAGTCGGAATGGTCACGAACGACCTGCGAGGCTACACGCCGTCGCGCGGCATCATTCCTGAGTGGAACGCTTGGCAGTGGACGGTGAAGTAG
- a CDS encoding CAP domain-containing protein — protein MLRRTVVAFCAAVLAAGLLLFPQAARASSIPTISEGAQVLVAVEPLLETMQIRYHLAAGRLSIGDQAYIGPMVIDNGLYFADPQAIAAFLNLQISYPNGVMTFAPPAPRAGVVAEVPGTGALDALRIRLLALLNAHRTATGLPSLAIDTVAQSAAQYQAKDMESAGIMRHTDSSGRSPIQRFQSIGGLASRYGENVAYFGLDINDLENEWQAVGKLDAMMMAEQAPDDGHREAILSPEYRKIGIGVAIGTNGLYLAEDFVAR, from the coding sequence ATGTTAAGACGCACCGTAGTCGCTTTTTGCGCCGCAGTCCTCGCGGCGGGCTTGCTTCTATTTCCCCAGGCCGCTCGCGCCTCCTCAATCCCAACGATTTCGGAAGGCGCACAGGTCCTCGTCGCCGTCGAGCCGCTTCTCGAGACCATGCAGATCCGATATCATTTGGCAGCCGGCCGGCTCTCGATCGGCGATCAAGCATACATCGGGCCGATGGTGATCGACAATGGACTTTATTTCGCCGACCCCCAGGCGATCGCCGCATTTCTCAATCTTCAGATAAGTTATCCCAACGGTGTGATGACTTTTGCGCCGCCCGCCCCGCGAGCCGGCGTCGTCGCCGAAGTTCCCGGCACTGGAGCGCTCGACGCACTTCGCATCCGTCTCCTCGCCCTTTTGAACGCGCACCGCACAGCCACCGGTTTGCCGTCGCTTGCGATCGACACGGTCGCACAGAGCGCGGCGCAGTATCAGGCAAAAGATATGGAGAGCGCGGGGATCATGCGCCATACGGATTCATCCGGACGCAGCCCGATTCAGCGCTTCCAGAGCATCGGCGGCCTCGCTTCGCGATATGGCGAGAACGTCGCCTACTTCGGGCTCGACATAAACGATCTTGAAAACGAGTGGCAAGCCGTCGGCAAGCTCGACGCGATGATGATGGCCGAACAGGCGCCGGACGACGGCCACCGCGAGGCGATACTCAGCCCCGAATACCGCAAGATCGGCATCGGCGTGGCGATCGGCACGAACGGGCTGTATCTCGCAGAAGATTTCGTCGCGCGCTAG
- a CDS encoding 3-hydroxybutyryl-CoA dehydrogenase, translated as MAEIKRVGVCGCGLMGSGIAQVAATAGYDVVIFETVEAALNRGMSGIKKSLDKFVERGKAGDGRAFLAADRDATLARLRTTVAIDDLKDCDLVIEAVIENMAVKTELFAKLDALLAPHAIICSNTSSLCVIEMAAATKRPALVAGLHFFNPVPLMKLVEIVKTIVTSQETIDTLYAFAAKVGKTAVLAQDTPGFIVNRLLVPYLVYAIRMFESGLASREDIDEGMKLGCGHPMGPLTLLDFVGLDTTYFIAQIMFDEFKDPMMAPPPLLKRMVLAGHLGRKSGRGFYDYSSETPK; from the coding sequence ATGGCAGAGATCAAGCGAGTGGGCGTCTGCGGTTGCGGCCTCATGGGATCCGGCATCGCACAAGTCGCGGCCACGGCGGGCTACGACGTCGTCATCTTCGAAACTGTCGAAGCCGCCCTGAACCGCGGCATGTCCGGGATCAAGAAATCGCTCGACAAGTTCGTCGAACGCGGCAAGGCGGGCGACGGGCGCGCGTTTCTTGCCGCGGACCGCGACGCCACGCTCGCACGCCTCAGGACCACCGTCGCCATCGACGACCTCAAAGATTGCGATCTCGTCATCGAAGCGGTGATCGAGAACATGGCCGTCAAGACCGAACTCTTCGCAAAGCTCGACGCGCTGCTCGCCCCTCACGCCATCATCTGCTCGAACACGTCGAGCCTGTGCGTCATCGAGATGGCGGCGGCCACCAAGCGCCCGGCCCTCGTCGCCGGTCTTCATTTCTTCAATCCGGTGCCGCTCATGAAACTCGTCGAAATCGTGAAGACGATCGTGACCAGTCAGGAGACGATCGATACATTATACGCGTTCGCAGCGAAAGTGGGCAAAACGGCGGTGTTGGCGCAAGACACGCCGGGGTTCATCGTCAACCGGCTGCTCGTGCCGTATCTCGTCTATGCGATCCGCATGTTCGAGTCCGGGCTCGCGTCGCGCGAAGATATCGACGAAGGCATGAAGCTCGGATGCGGTCATCCCATGGGTCCGTTGACGCTGCTCGACTTCGTCGGCCTCGACACGACCTATTTCATCGCGCAGATCATGTTCGATGAGTTCAAAGACCCGATGATGGCTCCGCCGCCGCTGCTCAAACGCATGGTGCTCGCCGGCCATCTCGGACGTAAATCGGGTCGCGGGTTCTATGACTATTCGAGTGAGACGCCGAAATAG
- a CDS encoding aminotransferase class V-fold PLP-dependent enzyme — MLNAAMVTATSPPLARSLFPVCKNWVYCNHAAVGPLTTPARDAMVAAMDAQMTMGCNGILNIEARKNEVRAETAAAIGADADEIAFMRATTDGALLGANGIDWRAGDEIILTDNEFGANAYPWLNLRDRGVRVKLLRAPGERLTVDTLDRVATSHTRLVTVSYVGFSDGYRHDVAAIGAWCRERGILFALDAIQGFGHLPLDVHAWKVDLCYFGVAKWLLSPQALSIVYVSRALIEKLRPSFCSWRSVRDPMRFLDYGQELSDDAARFEGGTINYPALLAFRESLRILTTAGLDAVEAHVLRLTGRLIDGAMEAGIEVASSTAAGTRSGIVLLKPPGRTVEEQQARVDSAKVQVTVRDTGVRVSPHGYNTLDEMDRVLEVLI; from the coding sequence ATGCTAAACGCCGCGATGGTGACCGCGACCTCGCCCCCGCTTGCCCGATCCCTGTTTCCGGTATGCAAAAACTGGGTGTATTGCAATCATGCTGCTGTGGGCCCGCTCACGACGCCCGCGCGCGATGCCATGGTCGCCGCGATGGATGCGCAGATGACGATGGGCTGCAACGGAATACTTAATATCGAAGCGCGCAAAAACGAAGTGCGGGCGGAAACAGCAGCCGCGATCGGAGCCGATGCGGACGAGATCGCGTTCATGCGCGCCACAACGGACGGTGCGCTGCTCGGCGCGAACGGCATAGACTGGCGCGCCGGCGACGAGATCATTCTGACGGACAACGAGTTCGGCGCCAATGCCTATCCGTGGCTCAACCTGCGCGACCGCGGTGTTCGCGTCAAGCTGCTGCGTGCGCCCGGCGAGCGTCTCACCGTCGACACGCTTGACCGCGTTGCGACGTCGCACACGCGGCTCGTTACCGTATCCTATGTGGGTTTCTCGGACGGATATCGCCACGACGTCGCCGCCATCGGCGCGTGGTGCCGGGAACGCGGCATCCTCTTCGCGCTTGACGCGATTCAAGGATTCGGCCATCTACCGCTTGACGTCCACGCGTGGAAGGTGGACCTGTGCTACTTCGGCGTCGCGAAGTGGCTGCTCTCGCCGCAGGCGCTCAGCATCGTCTACGTCAGCCGTGCACTCATCGAGAAGCTGCGGCCGTCATTTTGTTCGTGGCGGTCGGTCCGCGACCCGATGCGTTTTTTGGACTACGGTCAAGAGCTGAGCGATGACGCGGCGCGGTTCGAGGGCGGCACGATAAATTATCCCGCGCTGCTCGCGTTTCGCGAAAGCCTGCGCATCCTGACCACGGCGGGCCTCGATGCGGTGGAGGCACACGTCTTGCGCTTGACCGGCCGGCTCATCGACGGAGCGATGGAAGCCGGCATCGAGGTCGCGAGTTCGACCGCAGCGGGCACGCGTTCCGGGATCGTGCTGCTCAAACCGCCTGGGCGGACCGTGGAGGAGCAGCAAGCGCGCGTGGACAGCGCAAAGGTCCAGGTCACGGTTCGCGATACCGGAGTGCGCGTCTCACCGCACGGTTACAACACGCTCGATGAGATGGACCGCGTGCTCGAGGTGTTGATCTAG